The Helianthus annuus cultivar XRQ/B chromosome 11, HanXRQr2.0-SUNRISE, whole genome shotgun sequence region TCAAAGAGTAGGAGGGGATGTGGTGAAAACCTCATGAGTCTATGGACCTTTAATAAGTTCTGAATTAAGAACCTTTTTCCAGCGATACAGACATTGGACTTCAGATCTATCAGAAAAATACACAGCTGCAAACACCAACTTTTATAATTGATTTTAAAAAAACATTCATGTAAAGCCCATGAATTCCAATCCCATATAAAGCATAAGAAAACCAATAAGCCGGTGAgagaaacaaaaagaaattacGTTGTATAAATATGTAGGGACCAAAGTCTCATATGGATCACTGAGAATAATCAGTCCATGAACATTAATTATTGGAAATTTCAATAGCAGTAACTATATGAAACCAAACCATTGAAATCATATGAACattgaaatttaaaatcaaaatgaCTCAATAAGACGGACACTATTGCCTTTTTTGTTAGACTTGAACCCGTACCACTTTAATAAGAATAAAAACACGTGATACCACTAACCTAAGACGCCATCGGCTTTTTTAGTTATCTAATATACTTTAATGATTGGCATTTGTTTACTTATTGATATTactaaaaatggaaaaaattcGTACCAGCCATTCCTTGTGGCCTTGAAACTCCTCGGTTTTAAGGTTTTAACTAACTGTACGATAATTTATCAAAACTACTGTTTGTAGAGTAATTAGGAAAACAAACCTTGATGAAAAACACCGGCTGTGTGCTGGGAATTGCGTGTGGTTTCCCAAATAGAGTTCAAAGCAGGTTCGGTTTGAACCAGATCAGGAACATTGTTAGGCACAAAACGTATTTGATGTTGCCCATCTGCAAATACAAAAGCATAATAAGTTATAAAAGAACTGAGAATAAGTTATGATAAGAAATTGGCTCCTGAATAATTTGAATACCATAAAATGATGAAGATTGACTTCTTGAGTTAAAGTGGatagtttctttttctttttgtggCTTTCGGCGACGGGCATTGTGGTCAGAAAGCCTCTGGCGACAGCTCCACTTCTTCCCATCAAATTCTGACAGCCCGTAAAATCTTTAACAGTCATTGGAAAGCACAGTTGTGTTGTTTTAGAACGGGTTGAAACGGGTTGGGTCAGGTTGACCGACAAACATTTGTACCCATTGTAACAAATATGAATACATTAATAAGCTACCTTTTACAAATAAACAATGTAGGACTTTAAACACTTTTAAATTACACTTTAGCTAACTTTTAATAACCAATTCGCTTTTATCTTAAATTATTTGATTTGACCCGTTACATATGAATACAAAAACATAGTTGTTAGTGGGGGTTTTTAGTAAAATGTAGCCTCTGTTACCAGCATGAGTCTGCATACGGTTACTTCTTGAGTTAAAGTGGATAGTTTCGTTTTCTTTTTGTGGCTTTCGGCGACGGGCATTGTGGTCAGAAAGCCTCTGGCGACAGCTCCACTTCTTCCCATCAAATTCTGACAGCCCGTAAAATCTTTAACAGTCATTGGAAAGCACAGTTGTGTTGTTTTAGAACTGGTTgaaacgggtcgggtcaggttgACCGACAAACATTTGTACCCATTGTAACAAATATGAATACATTAATAAGCTACCTTTTACAAATAAACAATGTAGGACTTTAAACACTTTTAAATTACACTTTAGCTAACTTTTAATAACCAATTCGCTTTTATCTTAAATTATTTGATTTGACCCGTTACATATGAATACAAAAACATAGTTGTTAGTGGGGGTTTTCAGTAAAATGTAGCCTCTGTTACCAGCATGAGTCTGGTTTGACCATAACACATGGATGCAATATAAAGGTTCTTTGACCATTTTTCATGTAGAATGAACATACAAACAAAATTCTtcataaaaaaagtaaaaaaaaaaatcccagcAATTATGGGTTTTACTATTACGGTTCTACCTTCACGTGGGTACTCGGGAAGGCGGATGTTCTCATGGTTTCTTGTGTCTCGTCCATTATTTTACGCCTCGGGATACTCAAAATGAACGCTTGCAACTAAAAAAAGAGTTAGATTAAATaggaaacgggtcaaaatttttCCAACGTGCACCttcaattatttaatttaaaaattaGATGATTATAGAAGTTAAATACCTTTTGTAATTGTATTTTACGCTAATCATCTACATATAAAAGATTAAAATGTTGGGATAAGAAAGTGTTTCGGGTCAACATTCCCTTCTCAATCCACACCATAAGCCAAGAAAATCTCAACCATCAAAATATGATCCAAGGGCTAAAAAATGGTTCCTAATTATGCAATGGTTATCATTTTAACCTTATTCCATGAGACTTGGGGTAAGATGCAGGAAgatttttttgagttttaaaccatcTCTAACTAAGTTCATTATTTAATCATTATTGTTGCAATTATTAGGTATTATAGATAATACCATATGAAATTACCTTTTAGTAATTTTCGTTTCAAATTGGTTAGCATCTTTTGAGTTTTAAAACCATTACCTTTTTGTAATTGTCGTTTCAAGTTGATTAGCATCTTTAaagttttaaaaccatttatagttataattaaattcataataacgttgattaagtttgtttatattattattattattattattattattattatttcatatgatgttcatcaACTATGTGATAAAATTGCAAAAAGGTTGTAACCTTATTTGTATGATGTTTAGCACAAATTATCTTGATttacttattttatttttgttatcaACGTTTCCTATAATTCTCATTTCAAGtgttatattaattttaaatttggGATCCaccatatatacacacacatatgccGTTAGTAATTTATAAGTAAAGCACATATTCGTTTACAACCCAATATTTTGAAGTACccttattatttagtttaattataaaattcaatCAACTCATCGGTTACGGAAAAGTTGAAACGGAAAAACAATGTAAATATGAGGAAGGTGATGATGTTTAATTAATTCAAATGATTTAATTCTTTATCAagtatttaacaatacttaatttataaagttatcaatttaattgtatttatcaATTTATACTCATGTAGAAAGACTAATTTGTCCCTTTACTAACTTCATTGAGTTGTTGTACTATAAACATAAAATGTTGCAATTATTTAAATTTGGTTGGAACCCTTGTGAAATGTTTTATATGATTGTATAGATAAACGCAATCAATTTAAATCTCTTGTGCGTGTTGAAAACATCGGAGCCCTTAAAGTTTGCTGCCCAATCCTGTCAAACAATACATCCTCAAATATTTCCTAGTATCCATTAAATCACACAAAAGCATCATATGTTAAAAACATATTCAAttagaaattaaaaaaagaaataccAATAGGCCAAATAAAGACTTATCTCCAAATGGATAACTTTTCTCGTACCCACCCCTTTACACCTCCATATACATGAAGCTGCAAAAAGGAAAAATACTATAAATTTATGAACAATTAAACAAAACATTGGTAAATGGTTCCAGATACTATAGTCATGCGAGGGTACCTTGCTGAAGTATGAAGTGTCTCTCCACCAAGATAAATCAATTTCATATCAACTTATCTCTTTCTTTTCGGTTCTAAGTCGCACAATAGCAGACAAAGGAGTTGATGTTGAGTGAAATGGTGAATTTATAGTAATGATGGGAGATTCCTTAATCGATCAAATTTATTACATATTGATTGAAATCGGACCTTTGGAGTGCTTTTGTGGTTTATTCCAGtaggtttcttttattaattgcatttcaagttttcaatttcttttaagtaccgaacttattatttcattattataattaattgtgattatattctcatttaattatttttttaatattatttcatttttatttttaatattaaagTGTATTTAATTCATGATGGTGTTAGAAAGACAAATTCACCCCCAAAATGTAATTAATATATGCATTTGTATGTTGTATACTAAGCATTTCTTCTTGTACCTCTTAATTTTTAAGAAGTCATTGaggaaatgctttataatatagtattggtgcatttaaaacaaccataaattttggttttaaaatagaacatataactaaacttttaAAAATTAGATGATGATTATAGAAGTTAAATACCTTTTGTAATTGTATTTTACGCTAATCATCTACATATAAAAGATTAAAATGTTGGGATAAGAAAGTGTTTCGGGTCAACATTCCCTTCTCAATCCACACCATAAGCCAAGAAAATCTCAACCATCAAAATATGATCCAAGGGCTAAAAAGTGGTTCCTAATTATGCAATGGTTATCATTTTAACCTTATTCCATGAGACTTGGGGTAAGATGCAGGAAgatttttttgagttttaaaccatcTCTAACTAAGTTCATTATTTAATCATTAGTGTTGCAATTATTAGGTATTATAGATAATACCATATGAAATTACCTTTTAGTAATTTTCGTTTTAAATTGGTTAGCATCTTTTGAGTTTTAAAACCATTACCTTTTAGTAATTGTCGTTTCAAGTTGATTAGCATCTTTAaagttttaaaaccatttatagttataattaaattcataataacgttgattaagtttgtttatattttgattattattattattattattattattattattattattattattattattattattattattatttcatatgatgttcatcaACTATGTGATAAAATTGCAAAAAGGTTGTAACCTTATTTGTATGATGTTTAGCACAAATTATCTTGATttacttattttatttttgttatcaACGTTTCCTATAATTCTCATTTCAAGtgttatattaattttaaatttggGATCCaccatatatacacacacatatgccGTTAGTAATTTATAAGTAAAGCACATATTCGTTTACAACCCAATATTTTGATGTACccttattatttagtttaattataaaattcaatCAACTCATCGGTTACGGAAAAGTTGAAACGGAAAAGCAATGTAAATATGAGGAAGGTGATGATGTTTAATTAAGTCAAATGATTTAATTCTTTATCAagtatttaacaatacttaatttataaagttatcaATTTTATTGTATTTATCAATTTATACTCATGTAGAAAGACTAATTTGTCCCTTTACTAACTTCATTGAGTTGTTGTACTATAAACATAAAATGTTGCAATTATTTAAATTTGGTTGGAACCCTTGTGAAATGTTTTATATGATTGTATAGATAAACGCAATCAATTTAAATCTCTTGTGCGTGTTGAAAACATCGGAGCCCTTAAAGTTTGCTGCCCAATCCTGTCAAACAATACATCCTCAAATATTTCCTAGTATCAATTAAATCACACAAAAGCAtcatatgttaaaaaaatattcaattagaaattaaaaaaggaaataccAATAGGCCAAATAAAGACTTATCTCCAAATGGATAACTTTTCTCGTACCCACCCCTTTACACCTCCATATACATGAAGCTGCAAAAAGGAAAAATACTATAAATTTATGAACAATTAAACAATACATTGGTAAATGGTTCCAGATACTATAGTCATGCGAGGGTACCTTGCTGAAGTATGAAGTGTCTCTCCACCAAGATAAATCAATTTCTTATCAACTTATCTCTTTCTTTTCGGTTCTAAGTCGCACAATAGCAGACAAAGGAGTTGATGTTGAGTGAAATGGTGAATTTATAGTAATGATGGGAGATTCCTTAATCGATCAAATTTATTACATATTGATTGAAATCGGACCTTTGGAGTGCTTTTGTGGTTTATTCCAGtaggtttcttttattaattgcatttcaagttttcaatttcttttaagtaccgaacttattatttcattattataattaattgtgattatattctcaattaattatttttttaatattatttcatttttatttttaatattaaagTGTATTTAATTCATGATGGTGTTAGAAAGACAAATTCACCCCCAAAATGTAATTAATATATGCATTTGTATGTTGTATACTAAGCATTTCTTCTTGTACCTCTTAATTTTTAAGAAGTCATTGaggaaatgctttataatataagTATTggtgcatttaaaacaaccataaattttggttttaaaatagaacatataactaaacttttgaatatatatagatatatatatatatatatatatatatatatatatatatatatatatatatattttaatttgaaTAGATTTTCATTCCAATCaccagggcaaattacataaggatagcaggtagacgagcaacgaACTGTGCCGccatccctttctgaatagaaaaccctaatctactaaaaacaaagcctcgcccctgaggggtcgaaatCGAAAAGTTGCtgtggaccacacgctgaactctagaAAAGTCACTAAACTAATTTTTGTATATTAAAGTACTTAAACTTGTTTAAAATGCAAGTACTTGTGAAACTTTTTTTCTAAacaaaaacttgataactcttaAATTGgttaaaatttaataaaagtgacatttaatattttttgaaaaaaaaaaaatcttaaccCATCTTAATATCTTGTTTTGTCCAACTTAGAAATTGTAACAAGTCAttattttaaaagattttttcAACTTATGTTATTTTCTTATGCAGTCAGCAAGGAACACTTACATAGGTGATGAAGGTACTCGCGGAGTGTCGGGGGGTGAGCGGCGAAGGGTGTCGATTGGCGTAGACATCATCCACGGGCCGTCATTGCTTTTTCTCGATGAGCCTACTTCGGGTTTGGACTCAACCAGCGCGCAAAGCGTCATTGAAAAGGTTCACAACATTGCACGAACCGGAAGCACAGTGGTTCTAACCATCCACCAGCCTTCGTCACGAATCCTACTTTTACTCGACCACCTTATCATACTGGCCCGCGGCCAACTCATGTACCAAGGATCACCAAAAGACGTGGGACCCCATCTTGGCCGAATGGGCCGAAAAGTTCCTAAAGGCGAAAACGCTATAGAATTCCTCATTGATGTGATACAACGATACGATCAGTCCGAATACGGCGTGGATGCGTTAGCGAAATTCGTCGCCACAGGCACGAAACCGCCAATGCTATCCGATGACGAAACGCCAGTTCCTGTAACACCAACACCGCCACACCATCAACACGACAACGGATTCGATCATAGCGTGAGAAGCCCGTGGAGCAACTCGAAGTCATGGACCCAATCGGTAAACATGAAATCGATCATATCAACTAGTCCGTACAGCAGCGATTATACAGTCAACGAAGACGACTACATTACAAGATCAATGGCTGCAGATGCCTCAAACCACCATCATTTGGGTCCCAAATTTGTGAACTCTTTCTTTACAGAAACATGGGTTCTGATGCGCCGAAACTTTATAAATATTAAGCGAACACCCGAGCTGTTTCTATCGCGGCTCATGGTGTTAACCATCATGGGTTTCATGATGGCTACAATGTTCAAGAACCCTGAACGGACTATGCAAGGGATTACGAACCGGCTCAGTTTCTTCATTTTCACTGTTTGTTtgttcttcttttcatcaaacgATGCGGTCCCCGCGTTTATTCAAGAACGATTCATATTCGTTCGAGAGACGTCTCATAACGCCTACCGAGCCTCTTCTTACACCTTTGCAGGTAGGGGTGTGCacagttcggttcggttattagcattaACCGAAATTGtaaccgaagtcatcggttaatTGGTTCGCTTTATTCGGTTAATCTGTCGGTTTTCGGTTAATAAACAAACCAAACAAAggctattttttttttacttagaAATACATATAAcagatgtataaatacatgaaatggaggtataaaagctagaaatatgtgaaaatataaatggttcggttcggttaatttcggttaaccgaTGGTAAAAAAAAAACCGATAGCCGATTTTCGGTTAATTTGGTTCGGTTTCGTCGGTTTTCGGTTCAGATTAAGTTAACAGTTCGGTTATTAGCATTAACCGAAACCGTAACCGAAGTCATCCGTTAATTGGTTCGCTTTATTcggttaatttgtcggttttcggttcggttaataaACAAACCAAACAAAGGCTAATTTTTTTACTTAGAAATACATATAAcagatgtataaatacatgaaatggaggtatacAAGCTAGAAATATGTGAAAATATAAATGGTttggttcggttaatttcggttaaccgaTGGTACAAAAAAAGAACCAATAACCGATTTTCGGTTAATTCTGTTTCAgttaatttcggttcggttttgtcggttttcggttcggaTTCAGTTAACAGTTCGGTTATTGCTCACCTCCCTGATTGCAGGCCTCATCACTTACCTCCCGTTTCTCCTACTCCAAGCAGCGGTTTACGCGGGGCTCACATGGTTTGCATTGAAGCTCGAAGGCTCGTTCGTTTACTTCTTGATCGTTCTTTACGTTTCGCTACTCTCCACTAATTCGTTTGTGGTGTTCGTGAGCTCGGTTGTCCCTAACTTCATTCTCGGGTATGCTGCAGTTATCGCTTTTACGGCCCTTTTCTTCTTGTTTTGTGGGTACTTCTTGAGTAATGATGATATACCAAAGTATTGGAGATGGATGAATAAGATATCGACAATGACGTACCCGTATGAAGGGCTTTTGATAAACGAGTACCAGAGAGATGACGTTTTTGGGCAGACGCTTGCTGGGACGAACGTGACTGGAATCGATATCCTGCGATCGCTGCAAATATATCATGAAAACGATAAAAAATGGCTGATGGTTTACATAATGTTGGGATGGGCAGTTATATATAGGATCTTGTTCTATGTAGTTCTTCGTTTCGCTTCGAAGAATCAGAGGACATAAAGATTAAAAGGGTGATCTTGAACTagttacatttttttttcaaatgatttttATGACTTATACATGActttaaatgaaaaaaatagaaCAGAAATGACATCAGTTTATAGTTTCTTTATTATTGCTCTATGGTTTTGGTGCATTGTGTTAGCAATATAAGGCATTAGATCTTCCACATTATGATAAAAAAGCAACTATAAAGAATATATATTATGGTTACATATACATaaataaattaaacaataaaCTAGCCAAGTCCGAGTTGAGCTGAACTCAAGCTTTAGACCTCGAGcttgaaacgagccgagccgagctcaagcttcaTTGAGCTCGGGCTTGGCTCGACTTGTTTACGTTCGTGATGCTAGATGCGTGTTGCATTTAACATATTAAAAACGCTACAATCTgattgaagaggtatggtcccaatccCATGcacacatggcagggaccacaccactttccTCGTCCTacatggcgcctacatcagcaaacaaatccagaagcttctagacgCTTCTGGAAGACGTCAAGGTGGCACCGAAGATGCTCCTCCagacaaaaaggacaacacgtgtcaccattaATCGGACGCCATGTACACCGACAACACAACCTGGGGGCAGACCGACAGCTGCGGTACGAATTCTCCTACATGGACAAATGACGACGCGCCACGTGGACCACTATCCTGACCACaacagaggagaccaagaggatattccccttggtcgaaCAGCTGGCGCCCAATAACAGCTGGCAAGGTCActcctccctccttcaccctcgggctataaataggacccttcatttACCTGGTAAAACATTTTGTTCTCCTTACATTCCACCCACAACACACACTATTTTCCCTCGGAACAGTACTTATtatcacgccggagcccggttaagagggaaaccccatattcccctcttaacgagctaacggtgttgctgttttgcaggatctcAGTCTTAGGCGAGTAGAGAAGGAGATTGAACCCTCATAAGAGATGACCCAGCTAGTTAACCTCGGTGTTAGCCAGTGTTTCATCGTTTATGAGTTAGAAGTGGCTATTGACTCATTTAAGACGGTAACAATTCAAGTCATCGTTTATCTCTTACAGGTCAAATGAGTGCAAATGAGTGAAAGAAAATTTTATTATAAAAGTAAATCATCCAAAAGTTGTCCATAATTGATATAAAAATCTTTATTTGTAAGCAATATAGTCTCCTAAAACATTTTATTCAAACTTATAATATTCCCTACTGAATAGAACAATTTCTATGTATTTCTTATCTACCATTTCCAGATGGAGTCTTAGTCCAAAGCACTTGATCATCAATCACAGTTAGGTTTCCATCGTCAAGGCGTTTATACGTTTTGATGAACTCAACCGCTCCCCAACTACCATTCGACTTTTTCTCTAACGACGCGACAACAACCCTTGACCTTCTCGACCATCCCGCCTTTCCATACGCATGGTACCCGAATCCACCAGCATAACATAGATTAATTCCCGTAAGCTCGCCACAAAAATCATTAAGATGATCATGACCCACGAAAACCGCCTTCACATCCCCAGCTCCCACCAGCGTCGTGAAGAAACCGGAGTTAACTGAAGCAGAGCTAATCGGGGGATTCCCAGGTTCTAGTTCAACGCCCGTATAGCTTGACGAGTCAAAGCTTGAATACTCAGGCAATGGGATGTGGAAGTAAGCAAGTCCCGGAGCTTTCGACTTTCTCTGAAGCTTCATCGACGTTTGTTGAAACCAAAACTGTTGCGACGGTTTAATCCATCCGTAGCCAGGGATAGCGGGAACCGTAGAGTAGTCACCACTATCGAGAAAGTACAAGTTGAGAATCGATTCGTTCCCGGAACTTGACCCTTCGGTTCCATGTACTTCAAGATTGTAATTTCCGAAACCATCGATAACATCAACGCCAAAAGGGTTTAACTGCGATAAGGTGTGGTTCATTCCGACGATATGTTTCATGAGGCCTTCTCTCGACAATGTGGATTCTTGATCGTGATTTCCTAACACGGCTGCCCAAGGGATGTTTGAGGATACCGCAGGGGCAAAAGCAGCGTTCATGGAAGCGACTGGATCGGTTGTATCAGTTCCGTAGATGTTGTCTCCGGTGAAAACAATGAGGTCGGGTTTTTCAGCTTGGATCATTCGTTCGATGAAATAAGTGGTGTTAAGGTCGGAACAATGGGCGACTTGTTTAGGCAACACATCCCTGCATTTTGTTTTCTTTCCATTAGCGTAGTGCATGTCAGCTACTTGCAGAATCTTGAACTCGCCCTTGTTTTTATCGAACCGCAACTGTCGTATGCCATCACTAGCATTAACCGAAATAAGGAGCGAAAAGGAGCTGATGAAAACGACGATGATCATCGGTAATCTCCCCATAGTTGAACAAAACTGGACTTTCTTTACTCCTGGATGATGAtaaattctacaaaaaaaaagGATGTGAATAAATCAAAACAAATCATGTCCAGTTGGAGTGGATtgaaaacaatgttatacaagcAAATCAAAGCCCTAACAGTAAACTAACTCaaagaaaaaaaactaataaGCACAATCCACAGCAAAAAAGGTAACAATTCTAGAAAATGATACCTCTAAAAGGTATCAGTTAGGTGACTCtcatttggattttggactagTTAGACGAGGGGAAACcggtaggggtgtaaacaagctcagaggctcgagagctacttgTGATCCGTTTGGTTAAAAGCTCGAATgagccgagccttaacgagcctGAGCCCGAGTTCAAGGCTGAAATAGAGCTCATctagttatcgagcccgagctcgggcctgaaatacaaagctcatttaggctcgcgagcctaaacgagcccagacaaaattttagttttttttatatataatataataatgagGCCGGTTATTGTACAAATTGTCTTAACGTACGAGATTCAGTATCAACATGCAAAAAAGGTTTATAACATGTGAGTTTGCTATTTTGAGTAAAATGcgatttttattttttgtataaCATGcgaaattttattttttataacatGGGATTTTTTTTGAACATGCGATCTTCTGATTTTACAACATGCGACCTTTTGTTATAACGTGCGAATTTGACATTGCGTACGCTCGTACGATACACTTTCACATATAATAATGATGACGATAACATTGGCGAGCCAAGCTTTGGCTTGTTTAAGTGATATTGAAGCGAGCTTGAGCCGATCTTTTAGCTCGTTTGAGGTTGCTCTCAAAATGGCTCGAGCCGAGCTCGACCTTTGGGTTTTACTCGTGAGGCGAGCTCGAGCTCGTGCTCAAATAAGTAAGGCTCGAACAGAGCCAAGCCAAGCTCGAGCCTAGTCGGGCTCGGGCTCGGCCCGACGTGTTTACACCTCTAGAAACCAGCCAGAAAATGCCTAAACTTTAAATGGACATAACTTGGGTTACGATTGGAGTTATGGGTCAAGCCGACGAAAAGGTCTCGACGAGCTGTAAGACCCAATTTCCTTGACTTAAGGCTCGGATTTCATCAATCAATATTTCCTCCAATTTTGTCAATCTTTcgtacttttttttttaaatttaaaagcgTGAATTTTTAATTTGCCTTTAAATTCATTATTTCTATTTTAATTTTTAACTTGGAAAACTTAGCAAATCTGTCAAATTTAAAACTACCCTATGAGAAGGGCAAGTTGAGTAACGTTTTATTCATTCAGTTTTAATCCAATTCCTTTGACTCAAAACTGAGAAATATTATCTGTATATCTTTTGCGTTTACACTCTGTGTTGCGTCACTAAAGCTTCAAAGTTCAAAGTAGATAATAAACGTTTAGTTTGAACTATGACCAATGTTTTAAATACCAGTATAAATCGGCACCGGTTATATCGAATACCGGACACGGCCCCGGTACATTTAAAGCCGGTAAAACAAGGAGACGACATAAGTTCTAAACCGTCGGTAAATCCGGTTGTACTGGTTTAAACCGTTAAACCGGTTTACACAATcttaaaaattgatttttaaattaaaaaaaaaaaacagattttttAATACACTCCAGTAcacttttaattaaaaataaaaatcttTCTTGAAAAATTGAGTAGCTTTGGATTATTTTTGGGTTAAAGTTGCATTTTATGAAATTATAAGAGtaactaggggtgtaaacaagcccagaagCTCGAGAGCTAATCattatcggctcggttaaaagttcgaacgagccgagccttaacgagcccgagcccgagctcggccCGGAAATAGAGCTagtttagttatcgagcccgagctcgcgGCTGAAATAAAAAGCTCGtataggctcgcgagcctaaacgaagccaaacaaaattttattttttatatataatataataataataaagatgaTAACGTTGGCGAGCCGAGCTTTGTCTTGTTTAAGCGATATTCAAGCGAGCTCGAGCCAagcttttagctcgtttgagGTTGTTCTCATAATAGCTCGAGCCGAGTCAAGACAAGCTCGAGCTTTGGATTTTACTCATGAGCCGAactcgagctcaaataagtaggctcgaaccgagccgagctcgagcttcataaaagcCTGACGAGCCTGAGCTCGAGTCTAGTCGGGCTCGGGCTCGCCCCgtctcgtttacacccctagggGTACTAGTCAACCCAGTTGAACCGGCTGGTACAGTTCAACTGGTTAAACATTTCTAA contains the following coding sequences:
- the LOC110889360 gene encoding probable inactive purple acid phosphatase 29; this encodes MGRLPMIIVVFISSFSLLISVNASDGIRQLRFDKNKGEFKILQVADMHYANGKKTKCRDVLPKQVAHCSDLNTTYFIERMIQAEKPDLIVFTGDNIYGTDTTDPVASMNAAFAPAVSSNIPWAAVLGNHDQESTLSREGLMKHIVGMNHTLSQLNPFGVDVIDGFGNYNLEVHGTEGSSSGNESILNLYFLDSGDYSTVPAIPGYGWIKPSQQFWFQQTSMKLQRKSKAPGLAYFHIPLPEYSSFDSSSYTGVELEPGNPPISSASVNSGFFTTLVGAGDVKAVFVGHDHLNDFCGELTGINLCYAGGFGYHAYGKAGWSRRSRVVVASLEKKSNGSWGAVEFIKTYKRLDDGNLTVIDDQVLWTKTPSGNGR
- the LOC110887649 gene encoding ABC transporter G family member STR2, whose amino-acid sequence is MSQNTCHETVIDMVKPTGFTGRLEFENLTYTVVKKKKTDDGKWVSQEVDLLNRISGYSPKGCVTAVMGPSGAGKSTFLDALAGRIASGSLKGKVVFDGAEMSPSLIKRSSAYIMQDDRLFSMLTVYETLMFAADFRLGSIPKAEKKQRVETLIEQLGLISARNTYIGDEGTRGVSGGERRRVSIGVDIIHGPSLLFLDEPTSGLDSTSAQSVIEKVHNIARTGSTVVLTIHQPSSRILLLLDHLIILARGQLMYQGSPKDVGPHLGRMGRKVPKGENAIEFLIDVIQRYDQSEYGVDALAKFVATGTKPPMLSDDETPVPVTPTPPHHQHDNGFDHSVRSPWSNSKSWTQSVNMKSIISTSPYSSDYTVNEDDYITRSMAADASNHHHLGPKFVNSFFTETWVLMRRNFINIKRTPELFLSRLMVLTIMGFMMATMFKNPERTMQGITNRLSFFIFTVCLFFFSSNDAVPAFIQERFIFVRETSHNAYRASSYTFAGLITYLPFLLLQAAVYAGLTWFALKLEGSFVYFLIVLYVSLLSTNSFVVFVSSVVPNFILGYAAVIAFTALFFLFCGYFLSNDDIPKYWRWMNKISTMTYPYEGLLINEYQRDDVFGQTLAGTNVTGIDILRSLQIYHENDKKWLMVYIMLGWAVIYRILFYVVLRFASKNQRT